In Halobaculum limi, one DNA window encodes the following:
- a CDS encoding oxidoreductase codes for MTDWTAADLPEMTGTRVVVTGANSGIGKEATRAFARVGADVTLACRSVDRGEEAVADIERTESRLPGEMQVQELDLADLDSVAAFADGWEGPLDILCNNAGVMAIPRTETHDGFETQFGVNHLGHFALTGRLLDALRASDGEARVVTQSSAVHERGDIDFDDLHGERSYDKWEAYAQSKLANVLFGYELQRRLDAAGIDDVTSAVCHPGWAATNLQRRGPEAEGSELKRLLMKAANGLFAQSAERGAWPMLYAAVADDVAGEYVGPGGFMNARGAPERQRSSERSYDEATAARLWEVSSDLTGVDYEFAGDDADTAATDESDTADSATADD; via the coding sequence ATGACCGACTGGACTGCGGCCGACCTCCCCGAGATGACGGGCACGCGCGTCGTCGTGACCGGGGCTAACAGCGGCATCGGGAAGGAAGCGACGCGGGCGTTCGCCCGTGTCGGCGCGGACGTGACGCTCGCGTGCCGCAGCGTCGACCGCGGCGAGGAGGCCGTCGCCGACATCGAACGCACGGAGTCGCGCCTCCCCGGTGAGATGCAGGTGCAAGAACTCGACCTCGCGGACCTCGACTCCGTGGCGGCGTTCGCCGACGGTTGGGAGGGACCGCTGGATATCCTCTGCAACAACGCGGGCGTGATGGCGATTCCCCGCACCGAGACGCACGACGGCTTCGAGACGCAGTTCGGCGTGAACCACCTCGGCCACTTCGCGCTCACGGGTCGCCTCCTCGACGCCCTCCGCGCGAGCGACGGCGAGGCACGAGTCGTCACGCAGTCGAGCGCCGTCCACGAACGCGGCGATATCGACTTCGACGACCTGCACGGCGAGCGATCCTACGACAAGTGGGAGGCGTACGCCCAGAGCAAACTCGCGAACGTCCTGTTCGGCTACGAACTCCAGCGCCGCCTCGACGCCGCTGGCATCGACGACGTGACGAGCGCCGTCTGTCACCCCGGCTGGGCGGCGACGAACCTCCAGCGACGCGGTCCAGAGGCCGAGGGGTCGGAACTGAAGCGCCTGCTGATGAAAGCGGCCAACGGCCTGTTCGCACAGTCGGCCGAACGTGGCGCGTGGCCGATGCTGTACGCGGCCGTCGCCGACGATGTCGCCGGCGAGTACGTCGGCCCCGGCGGTTTTATGAACGCACGCGGTGCGCCCGAGCGACAGCGGTCGAGCGAGCGGTCGTACGACGAGGCGACTGCAGCGCGTCTGTGGGAGGTGTCGAGCGACCTCACCGGCGTCGACTACGAGTTCGCAGGCGACGACGCCGACACCGCAGCGACCGACGAGAGCGACACGGCCGACAGCGCGACCGCCGACGACTGA
- a CDS encoding PQQ-dependent sugar dehydrogenase — protein sequence MVRFDGTPLTDRRAFLRRVGATGTLATVGIAGCVGAPGTAGNDGTGGGSGSDSGTAETDTADDEFGPETLATEVVADGFAAPLGLEAPPNVDGRLYVVDQRGTVTVVDGDDRATFLDVRDRMVDLGGGYSEQGLLGLAFHPEFPDEDRVYVRYSAPGRDGTPSGYSHTFVLSEVRATPDAADFDTERTLLEVPQPQGNHNAGSVTFGPDGLLYVGVGDGGGGGDRGTGHVDDWYDALDGGNGQDITENLLGSVLRIDPLGGDDVGVDGDGDPYAIPEDNPLVGGEGLPEQFAWGFRNPWRFSFDRETGEFLVADVGQNAWEEVNRVESGGNYGWNVREGFHPFDRDSAPTETPDGDPLIDPVLEYPHSGDGVSGISVIGGYVYRGDEIPALEGTYLFADFRPGGDLFLADPQEEGRWPTRTVETAGLGRSVLSFGQGPDGELYVCTTGDDGGAVSRIVAE from the coding sequence ATGGTTCGATTCGACGGCACTCCGCTGACCGACCGCCGCGCGTTCCTCCGGCGCGTCGGCGCGACGGGCACGCTCGCGACGGTCGGCATCGCTGGCTGTGTCGGCGCGCCGGGGACCGCCGGCAACGACGGGACCGGTGGGGGGAGTGGGAGCGACAGCGGGACGGCCGAGACAGACACTGCAGACGACGAATTCGGCCCCGAAACGCTCGCGACCGAGGTCGTCGCGGACGGCTTCGCCGCACCGCTCGGCCTCGAAGCGCCGCCGAACGTCGACGGCCGCCTGTACGTCGTCGACCAGCGCGGGACGGTGACGGTCGTCGACGGCGACGACCGCGCCACGTTCCTCGACGTGCGCGACCGGATGGTCGACCTCGGTGGGGGCTACTCCGAACAGGGACTGCTCGGTCTCGCGTTCCATCCCGAGTTCCCCGACGAGGACCGCGTGTACGTCCGATATAGCGCCCCGGGCCGCGACGGCACACCCAGCGGGTACAGCCACACGTTCGTCCTCTCGGAGGTCCGGGCGACGCCCGATGCCGCCGACTTCGACACCGAGCGCACCCTACTGGAGGTGCCACAGCCACAGGGCAACCACAACGCGGGGTCGGTGACGTTCGGCCCCGACGGACTGCTGTACGTCGGCGTCGGCGACGGCGGCGGTGGCGGCGACCGCGGCACCGGCCACGTCGACGACTGGTACGACGCACTCGACGGCGGCAACGGGCAGGATATCACCGAGAACCTCCTCGGCAGCGTCCTCCGCATCGACCCACTGGGCGGCGACGACGTCGGCGTCGACGGCGACGGCGACCCGTACGCGATCCCCGAGGACAACCCGCTCGTCGGCGGTGAGGGCCTCCCCGAGCAGTTCGCGTGGGGCTTCCGCAACCCGTGGCGCTTCTCGTTCGACCGCGAGACGGGCGAGTTCCTCGTCGCCGACGTGGGACAGAACGCGTGGGAGGAGGTCAATCGCGTCGAATCGGGCGGCAACTACGGCTGGAACGTCCGCGAGGGCTTCCACCCGTTCGACCGCGACTCCGCGCCGACGGAGACGCCCGACGGCGACCCCCTCATCGACCCGGTGCTGGAGTACCCGCACTCCGGCGACGGCGTGTCTGGTATCTCTGTCATCGGCGGGTACGTCTACCGTGGCGACGAGATTCCGGCGCTCGAGGGGACGTACCTGTTTGCAGACTTCCGCCCCGGCGGCGACCTGTTTCTCGCGGACCCGCAAGAGGAAGGCCGCTGGCCGACCCGGACGGTCGAGACGGCGGGGTTGGGCCGGAGCGTCCTCTCGTTCGGTCAGGGGCCGGACGGCGAACTGTACGTCTGCACGACCGGCGACGACGGCGGCGCAGTGTCGCGAATCGTCGCGGAGTGA